From a region of the Penaeus vannamei isolate JL-2024 chromosome 2, ASM4276789v1, whole genome shotgun sequence genome:
- the LOC113815337 gene encoding fap1 adhesin, whose product MSMYFCIISTTVDYITDEENVLPRAGAITVGGLTGLVIGRKGGFLKKVLYTSAGALTAASLCYPRHAYQLSQKVFENAKDVGTIGYNFVAGVKPQNKIPSAPAEPSKEEPPAVIPDAPPAPEAAPGTELESGEVRKVIPENVNVEDFLSPLDTVAQQSSDVTMWGFRLTDKDSKEPSVKESEAPTSKSSIPEGFGTVSEAEEPQVAPSSEQVEEKKELDDVPAIAETKEPEVVSEVTLELEKTKDAEVLHITEEPKDTVVAPAEITPVLTEPALEVTPALKEPVLDVTPAVGEPDLESKPAETEPELEVKPAETVAEPEVKPAETVAEPEVKPAETVAEPEVKPAETVAEPEVTPETVAEPEVTPAETVAEPEEKPAETVAEPEVTPAETVAEPEVTPETVAEPEVTPAETVAEPEVTPAETVAEPEVTPAETVAEPEVTLAETVAEPEVTPAETVAEPEVKPAETVAEPEEKPAETVAEPEVKPAETVAEPEVTPAETVAEPEVKPAETVAEPEVTPAETVAEPEVTPAETVAEPEVTPAETVAEPEVTPAETVAEPEVTPAETVAEPEVTLAETVAEPEVTPAETVAEPEVTPAETVAELEVTPAETVAEPEVTPAETVAEPEVKPAETVAEPEVTPAETVAEPEVTPAETVAEPEVKAEVKEAEMAPSDDSIRKVGLVNKIIQYFSKEKEPIKEIVVEGGEKIEEKIAEAVSESAVFVEKEADKVIKEAEVVEEISEKVESAVQIVEEAADAAATAAHDTPGIPESVAEKAEETKTIAETVEEVVGTVEFVAEKVEEIAEEIKKEAEVIESKAVELIESKEKREELIEKAIDYVTGKIHEELESSEVIKPEAALVEEPVAVAEVKEPEVASAEEGKQEEARELEMPEGSEIQEKLPAVSEEREAVVEPVEEMKEDKITTEKSAEKIGLVNKLIQIFSSEDEKHADEKEPIQPVVKEAVPEVGDKVEEEVSQDVEKEAADTVKEGSIEEPAVVAAVEVAPPEMLVTEEQQPQSVPTSEEKETTLIHAEKTQKERVGLVDKIVQFFSSEEEKPEPVKEVVETLVKEAVVEGGEKVEEIIAEAVSDVAKEAEKEADEVLKVTEVVEKVSEKVESVVDVIEEAASAAATAAHDTPGIPESVAEKAEETKTIAETVEEVVGTVELVAEKVEEIAEEIKKEAEAIESKAVELIESKEKREELIEKAIDYVIGQTPEELKETEAKESQPVEEEVKQIEEVKAKEEAPVAEVKEAEAVADKSIEKIGLVGKLIQLFTNEEKTPESVEPVVKDAIVEGGEKVEEKVAEVVSEVAQDVEKDAADISKVAQVVDDVSTKVESVVEVVEEVAGAAATAAHDTPGIPESVAEKAEETKTIAEKVEDIVGTVELVAEKVEEIAEEIKKEAEAIESKAVELIESKEKREELIEKAIDYVIGQTPEELKETEAKESQPTPLEEEVKQVEEVKAKEEAPAAEVKEAGGAVADESIEKIGLVGKLIQLFSNEEKTPESIEPVVKDAVVEVEKVEEKVAEAVSEGAQSVEKDAADISNVAQAVDDVSTKVESVVEATEEGKAKEEAPVAEVKEAEAVADESIEKIGLVGKLFQLFTNEEKTPESVEPVVKDAIVEGEEKVAEVVSEVAQSVEKDAADISNVAQAVDDVSTKVESAVEAVEEVKVKEEAPAAEVKEVEAVADESIEKTGLVGKLIQLFTNEEKTPESVEPVVKDAVVEGGEKVEEKAAEVVSEVAPDVEKDTADIPKEAEDIVDISTKVESAVEAVEEVKVKEEAPAAGVKEAEAVADKSIEKIGLVGKVIQFFSSEEEKSGKDVGIKDELAETVEKAADEVIAATGVVEEISKKVESAVDVVEEAAGAAATAAHDTPGIPESVAEKAEEAKEIAEKVKEVIATVESVAEKVEEVAEETKKEAEIIEVKADTSQAESGLIGQLVSIFSKKETKEDVSPVPEAAVESQEPDTGVKLEVTEKSDSEGAKDTSIDIVNIDETVSTSLKPSETIDDSTPVVDEHLSSESAKKETLVEKIASLFGEKKNDSKQTAGVTSDSSKEIHASDSPTEAVPEPVAVGDSSPEGATSVSGPSDESQVQSPSVRISQGTVQGVEGSISGLSTPEVLHAPREDSPSFSEKTTEPVLEVKDKGLFDRLAELISSDEKQNIVASSGAVSQQPIEEAHQQPLPEKTESEVSGSDKAATEEKKPSFLNKITTMLKSKGSPEITSTEKESTQGSENSKENARDDDVFVVVGKPSHPVDVDSAESSQQSKTPESSPQRGWLRTGAEVKQEGKDVIVQLTPTPVEKDYGQSNPEDADMYTTRS is encoded by the exons ATGAGCATGTATTTCTGCATTATCTCTA CCACTGTTGACTACATAACAGATGAAGAGAACGTGTTGCCTCGTGCTGGAGCAATCACCGTGGGCGGCCTGACTGGCCTGGTCATCGGACGGAAAGGAGGGTTCTTGAAGAAGGTGCTCTACACCTCAGCTGGTGCACTGA CTGCTGCTTCTCTCTGCTACCCTCGTCATGCTTACCAACTATCTCAGAAGGTATTTGAGAATGCAAAGGACGTCGGCACTATTGGGTATAATTTTGTTGCtggag tGAAACCCCAAAACAAAATTCCAAGTGCCCCAGCTGAGCCCTCCAAAGAAGAACCTCCAGCAGTCATTCCCGATGCCCCTCCAGCACCAGAAGCAGCACCTGGAACAGAACTTGAAAGTGGAGAGGTAAGGAAAGTAATACCTGAGAATGTCAATGTGGAggatttcctttcccctcttgacACTGTAGCTCAGCAATCAAGCGATGTAACAATGTGGGGATTTAGACTAACGGACAAAGACAGCAAAGAGCCGAGTGTCAAAGAGAGTGAGGCTCCTACCTCCAAATCTTCCATACCAGAAGGATTTGGTACAGTTTCTGAAGCCGAGGAGCCTCAAGTTGCACCCAGTTCTGAacaagtagaagagaaaaaggaactgGATGATGTACCCGCTATTGCTGAGACAAAAGAACCTGAAGTGGTATCGGAAGTGACGCTAGAATTAGAAAAGACAAAAGACGCTGAAGTTCTGCACATAACAGAAGAACCCAAGGATACAGTAGTGGCACCTGCAGAAATAACACCTGTCTTAACAGAACCTGCGCTTGAAGTAACCCCAGCTTTAAAAGAGCCTGTGCTAGATGTAACACCTGCTGTAGGAGAACCTGACCTAGAATCTAAACCTGCTGAAACAGAGCCTGAGCTAGAAGTGAAACCTGCTGAAACAGTGGCTGAGCCTGAAGTAAAACCTGCTGAAACAGTGGCTGAGCCAGAAGTAAAACCTGCTGAAACAGTGGCTGAGCCAGAAGTAAAACCTGCTGAAACAGTGGCTGAGCCAGAAGTAACACCTGAAACAGTGGCTGAGCCAGAAGTAACACCTGCTGAAACAGTGGCTGAGCCAGAAGAAAAACCTGCTGAAACAGTGGCTGAGCCAGAAGTAACACCTGCTGAAACAGTGGCTGAGCCAGAAGTAACACCTGAAACAGTGGCTGAGCCAGAAGTAACACCTGCTGAAACAGTGGCTGAGCCAGAAGTAACACCTGCTGAAACAGTGGCTGAGCCAGAAGTAACACCTGCTGAAACAGTGGCTGAGCCAGAAGTAACACTTGCTGAAACAGTGGCTGAGCCAGAAGTAACACCTGCTGAAACAGTGGCTGAGCCAGAAGTAAAACCTGCTGAAACAGTGGCTGAGCCAGAAGAAAAACCTGCTGAAACAGTGGCTGAGCCAGAAGTAAAACCTGCTGAAACAGTGGCTGAGCCAGAAGTAACACCTGCTGAAACAGTGGCTGAGCCAGAAGTAAAACCTGCTGAAACAGTGGCTGAGCCAGAAGTAACACCTGCTGAAACAGTGGCTGAGCCAGAAGTAACACCTGCTGAAACAGTGGCTGAGCCAGAAGTAACACCTGCTGAAACAGTGGCTGAGCCAGAAGTAACACCTGCTGAAACAGTGGCTGAACCAGAAGTAACACCTGCTGAAACAGTGGCTGAGCCAGAAGTAACACTTGCTGAAACAGTGGCGGAGCCAGAAGTAACACCTGCTGAAACAGTGGCTGAGCCAGAAGTAACACCTGCTGAAACAGTGGCTGAGCTAGAAGTAACACCTGCTGAAACAGTGGCTGAGCCAGAAGTAACACCTGCTGAAACAGTGGCTGAGCCAGAAGTAAAACCTGCTGAAACAGTGGCTGAGCCAGAAGTAACACCTGCTGAAACAGTGGCTGAGCCAGAAGTAACACCTGCTGAAACAGTGGCTGAGCCAGAAGTAAAAGCTGAAGTGAAGGAGGCTGAGATGGCACCGAGTGATGATAGTATACGGAAAGTAGGTTTGGTGAATAAAATTATCCAATACTTTTCCAAGGAGAAAGAACCTATAAAGGAGATTGTAGTTGAGGGTGGAGAAAAAATTGAGGAAAAGATTGCAGAAGCAGTCAGTGAGTCAGCAGTATTTGTTGAGAAAGAAGCAGATAAAGTGATTAAAGAAGCAGAGGTAGTTGAAGAGATCAGTGAAAAGGTGGAATCTGCAGTACAGATTGTGGAAGAAGCTGCAGATGCTGCTGCCACAGCTGCCCATGATACTCCTGGTATTCCTGAATCTGTTGCAGAGAAAGCtgaagagacaaagacaatagCTGAAACAGTGGAAGAGGTCGTTGGTACGGTAGAGTTTGTTGCAGAGAAGGTTGAAGAAATAGCTGAGGAGATCAAAAAGGAAGCAGAGGTTATTGAAAGTAAAGCAGTTGAACTGatagagagcaaagaaaagagggaagaactcATAGAAAAAGCTATTGATTATGTGACTGGTAAGATACATGAGGAACTGGAGAGTTCAGAAGTCATTAAACCAGAAGCAGCACTTGTAGAAGAACCTGTGGCAGTTGCAGAAGTCAAGGAACCTGAAGTGGCATCTGCtgaagaaggaaagcaagaagaagCAAGGGAGCTGGAAATGCCAGAGGGAAGTGAAATTCAAGAAAAACTTCCTGCTGTAtctgaagaaagagaggcagtagTGGAACCAgttgaagaaatgaaagaggataaAATAACCACAGAGAAGAGTGCTGAAAAGATTGGCTTGGTTAATAAACTAATCCAGATCTTCTCCAGTGAGGACGAAAAACATGCTGATGAAAAGGAGCCGATACAGCCAGTGGTAAAGGAAGCTGTTCCTGAAGTTGGCGacaaagtggaagaagaagtatCCCAAGATGTGGAAAAGGAAGCAGCAGATACTGTGAAAGAAGGGAGCATAGAGGAACCTGCAGTGGTAGCAGCCGTTGAAGTTGCACCACCTGAAATGCTTGTAACAGAAGAACAGCAGCCACAGTCAGTACCTacttcagaagaaaaagaaacaacattGATTCATgctgaaaaaacacaaaaagagagagtaggTTTAGTTGATAAAATAGTGCAGTTCTTCTCCAGTGAGGAAGAAAAACCTGAGCCTGTAAAGGAGGTTGTAGAAACACTGGTAAAGGAAGCTGTTGTTGAGGGTGGAGAAAAAGTTGAGGAAATAATTGCAGAGGCTGTTAGTGATGTAGCAAAAGAAGCTGAGAAAGAAGCAGATGAAGTATTAAAGGTGACTGAAGTAGTTGAAAAGGTAAGTGAAAAGGTGGAATCAGTTGTAGATGTTATAGAGGAAGCTGCAAGTGCTGCTGCCACAGCTGCTCATGATACTCCTGGTATTCCTGAATCTGTTGCAGAGAAAGCtgaagagacaaagacaatagCTGAAACAGTGGAAGAGGTTGTTGGTACGGTAGAGCTTGTTGCAGAGAAGGTTGAAGAAATAGCAGAGGAGATTAAAAAGGAAGCAGAGGCTATTGAAAGTAAAGCAGTTGAACTGatagagagcaaagaaaagagggaagaactcATAGAAAAAGCTATTGATTATGTGATTGGACAAACACCTGAAGAACTTAAAGAAACAGAGGCCAAAGAATCACAACCagtagaagaggaagtaaaacaaATTGAAGAAGTAAAGGCAAAAGAAGAGGCACCAGTTGCAGAAGTGAAGGAGGCTGAAGCTGTTGCAGACAAAAGTATTGAGAAGATAGGATTGGTTGGTAAACTTATCCAGTTGTTTACTAATGAAGAGAAGACACCAGAATCAGTAGAACCAGTGGTAAAAGATGCTATAGTTGAAGGTGGTgaaaaagtggaggaaaaagTTGCAGAAGTGGTGAGTGAAGTAGCCCAAGATGTAGAGAAAGATGCAGCAGATATATCTAAAGTTGCACAAGTTGTAGATGATGTTAGTACAAAGGTTGAATCAGTTGTAGAAGTTGTTGAAGAAGTTGCTGGTGCTGCTGCCACAGCTGCTCATGATACTCCTGGCATTCCTGAATCTGTTGCAGAAAAGGCtgaagagacaaagacaatagCTGAGAAGGTGGAAGACATCGTTGGCACAGTAGAGCTTGTAGCAGAGAAGGTTGAGGAAATAGCAGAGGAGATTAAAAAGGAAGCAGAGGCTATTGAAAGTAAAGCAGTTGAACTGatagagagcaaagaaaagagagaagaactcATAGAAAAGGCTATTGATTATGTGATTGGACAAACACCTGAAGAACTTAAGGAAACAGAGGCCAAAGAATCCCAACCAACACCCTtagaagaggaagtaaaacaaGTTGAAGAAGTAAAGGCAAAAGAAGAGGCACCAGCTGCAGAAGTGAAGGAGGCTGGTGGAGCCGTTGCCGACGAAAGTATTGAGAAGATAGGATTGGTTGGTAAACTTATCCAATTGTTTAGTAATGAAGAGAAGACACCAGAGTCAATAGAACCAGTGGTAAAAGATGCTGTAGTTGAAGTagaaaaagtggaggaaaaagTTGCAGAAGCGGTGAGTGAAGGAGCCCAGAGTGTGGAGAAAGATGCAGCAGATATATCTAATGTTGCACAGGCTGTAGATGATGTTAGTACAAAGGTTGAATCGGTAGTAGAAGCTACTGAAGAAGGAAAGGCAAAAGAAGAGGCACCAGTTGCAGAAGTGAAGGAGGCTGAAGCTGTTGCAGATGAAAGTATTGAGAAGATAGGATTGGTTGGTAAACTTTTCCAATTGTTCACTAATGAAGAGAAGACACCAGAGTCAGTAGAACCAGTGGTAAAAGATGCTATAGTTGAAGGTGAGGAAAAAGTTGCAGAAGTGGTGAGTGAAGTAGCCCAGAGTGTGGAGAAAGATGCAGCAGATATATCTAATGTTGCACAGGCTGTAGATGATGTTAGTACGAAGGTTGAATCGGCAGTAGAAGCTGTTGAAGAAGTAAAGGTGAAAGAAGAGGCACCAGCTGCAGAAGTGAAGGAGGTTGAAGCTGTTGCAGATGAAAGTATTGAGAAGACAGGATTGGTTGGTAAACTTATCCAGTTGTTTACTAATGAAGAGAAGACACCAGAGTCAGTAGAACCAGTGGTAAAAGATGCTGTAGTTGAAGgtggagaaaaggtggaggaaaaagcTGCAGAAGTGGTGAGTGAAGTAGCCCCAGATGTAGAGAAAGATACAGCAGATATACCTAAAGAAGCGGAAGATATAGTTGATATTAGTACAAAGGTTGAATCGGCAGTAGAAGCTGTTGAAGAAGTAAAGGTGAAAGAAGAGGCACCAGCTGCAGGAGTGAAGGAGGCTGAAGCTGTTGCGGATAAAAGTATTGAGAAGATAGGATTGGTTGGTAAAGTTATCCAGTTCTTCTCAAGTGAGGAAGAAAAGTCTGGAAAAGATGTTGGAATTAAAGATGAATTGGCAGAAACAGTTGAGAAAGCAGCAGATGAAGTAATTGCTGCAACTGGAGTAGTTGAAGAGATTAGTAAAAAGGTGGAATCAGCTGTAGATGTTGTAGAAGAAGCTGCAGGTGCTGCTGCCACAGCTGCTCATGATACACCGGGTATTCCTGAATCTGTTGCAGAGAAGGCTGAAGAGGCAAAGGAAATAGctgagaaggtgaaagaggtcATTGCCACTGTGGAATCTGTTGCAGAAAAGGTTGAGGAAGTAGCAGAAGAAACTAAAAAGGAAGCAGAGATCATAGAAGTTAAGGCTGACACATCTCAGGCAGAATCTGGTTTGATTGGTCAGCTGGTTAGCATCTTCTctaaaaaagaaactaaagaagATGTCTCACCTGTTCCTGAAGCTGCAGTAGAGTCACAGGAACCAGATACAGGTGTTAAGCTTGAAGTAACGGAAAAGTCAGATTCAGAAGGAGCCAAGGATACTTCCATTGACATTGTAAATATTGATGAAACCGTTTCTACCTCATTGAAACCTTCAGAAACCATTGATGATTCTACGCCTGTGGTTGATGAGCACTTGTCATCTGAATCGGCAAAGAAAGAAACTTTAGTGGAGAAAATTGCAAGTTTGTTTggtgagaaaaaaaacgacagtaAGCAGACTGCTGGTGTTACTTCAGATAGTAGTAAGGAAATTCATGCATCTGACTCTCCAACAGAGGCTGTTCCAGAACCGGTAGCAGTTGGTGATTCCTCACCCGAAGGAGCGACATCAGTGTCAGGACCTTCTGATGAGTCCCAGGTACAGTCCCCCTCTGTTAGAATAAGCCAGGGTACAGTTCAGGGGGTGGAAGGTAGCATTTCAGGTTTGTCAACACCAGAAGTTCTTCATGCACCAAGAGAAGATTCGCCATCTTTTAGTGAGAAAACAACGGAACCAGTTTTGGAAGTGAAGGACAAAGGTCTCTTCGATCGCCTGGCAGAATTGATAAGTAGCGATGAAAAGCAGAACATTGTGGCCTCTTCTGGTGCTGTTTCTCAGCAACCAATAGAAGAAGCACACCAACAACCATTGCCTGAAAAAACTGAGAGTGAAGTTTCTGGTTCGGATAAAGCTGCTACAGAGGAAAAAAAGCCTTCATTCCTGAATAAGATTACAACAATGCTGAAAAGTAAAGGTTCTCCTGAAATTACCAGTACTGAAAAAGAATCAACTCAGGGTAGTGAAAACTCAAAAGAAAATGCTAGAGATGATGATGTATTTGTTGTAGTAGGGAAACCAAGCCATCCAGTTGATGTTGACTCCGCAGAGAGCTCCCAGCAAAGCAAGACTCCAGAGAGCTCCCCTCAGCGAGGCTGGTTAAGG ACCGGAGCTGAGGTGAAGCAAGAAGGCAAGGACGTCATCGTTCAGCTGACACCAACTCCTGTAGAAAAGGATTATGGGCAGAGTAACCCCGAAGATGCTGACATGTACACCACTAGGAGCTAG
- the LOC113815342 gene encoding D-dopachrome decarboxylase-A: protein MPFVTLTTNLSSEKVDKAFSEKFSEKLAETLGKPIERISVTVVAGQQMCRGGSWDPVCEIHVLAIGLDSSEKTQKPAEELTKFVSDRTGIQPARICCTFRPLLPHQVSVNGALMG from the exons ATGCCTTTCGTAACCCTGACTACCAATCTGTCTTCTGAAAAAGTGGACAAAGCCTTTTCGGAGAAGTTTTCGGAAAAGTTAGCAGAAACTTTAGGGAAACCCATAGAA CGTATTTCAGTGACAGTAGTGGCTGGGCAGCAGATGTGCCGAGGTGGAAGCTGGGACCCAGTGTGTGAGATTCACGTGTTAGCCATTGGACTAGATTCATCAGAGAAAACACAGAAACCAGCGGAAGAATTGACCAAATTCGTGTCTGACCGAACTGGCATTCAACCTGCAAG aATCTGCTGCACCTTCCGACCACTACTACCTCATCAGGTTTCCGTAAATGGGGCTCTAATGGGATGA
- the Mthfs gene encoding 5-formyltetrahydrofolate cyclo-ligase: MNAIKTAKSLLRQELKAKLNAMSPDERTRQSQIVQTKVLQHDLYKESKRLSIFLSMHDEINTDLILHDALSFGKAVYIPRYDSKSTYMDMVRLRSWEEYDALPMTKWKIKQPPLDQDREKALDSGGLDLILVPGLAFSRAGHRMGRGRGYYDTYLARSRVMQEHPPNTIALAFIEQVLPQIPVEETDVPIDIILSAE, encoded by the exons ATGAATGCCATTAAGACGGCCAAGAGTCTGTTACGCCAAGAACTAAAGGCGAAACTCAATGCCATGAGTCCGGATGAGAGGACCCGCCAGTCACAGATCGTGCAGACGAAGGTCCTCCAGCACGACCTGTACAAGGAGAGCAAGAGGCTCTCCATTTTCTTGAGTATGCACGATGAGATAAACACGGACCTTATCCTGCACGATGCTTTGAGTTTTGGGAAGGCTGTTTATATCCCCAG ATATGATAGTAAGTCGACCTACATGGACATGGTTCGCCTCAGATCCTGGGAGGAATATGACGCTCTGCCAATGACTAAATGGAAGATCAAGCAGCCTCCTTTGGACCAAGATCGGGAAAAAGCTCTGGATTCAGGGGGCCTTGATCTGATTCTTGTGCCTGGTTTGGCGTTCTCCAGGGCAGGGCATAG GATGGGTCGTGGACGAGGATATTATGACACATATCTTGCAAGAAGCCGAGTTATGCAAGAGCATCCTCCAAACACAATTGCATTGGCTTTTATTGAGCAAGTGCTTCCTCAAATACCCGTTGAAGAAACAGATGTTCCAATTGATATTATTCTTAGTGCtgaataa